GGACAGTAAAATAGCTACAATAGCATGTATCCTTTTCATCTTGATTAATTTAAACGTTCTTTTGAATTGCTAAGTTGTTAAGCGTATTACCCTAGACAAATATGCTGCCAGTTTTTTAAACAGGCAGCATACCAGTATACTAGATATTACGAGCGGCGCAAATGTAATACTAATAATTATTATGAAATAACATATATATACACATTGCTGCCGGCTTATTAACTACCCATCTTCATCTTCTCTGCGTTCTCCGCAAACTGTAATGCCTGCACCATCTCCTGAATGTCTCCGTTCATAAATGCATCCAGATTGTACATTGTCATGCCGATACGGTGATCGGTTACACGGCCCTGCGGATAGTTGTAAGTTCTGATCTTCGCTGAACGGTCGCCGGTAGATACAAGGCTCTTACGCTGGGAAGCAATTGCCTCCTCATGCTTACGCACGGCCGCTTCGTAAATACGGCTACGTAACATTTTCATCGCAATGTCCCTGTTGGAGTGCTGGCTACGACCTTCCTGACACTCTACCACCACACCGGTCGGAATATGCGTCAGACGAACTGCGGACTCGGTCTTGTTTACGTGCTGACCACCCGCACCGGAGGAACGGAATGTGTCCATTTTAATATCTGCCTCTCTCACATCTACGTCCACCTCTTCCGCTTCCGGCAGGATCGCCACCGTAGCAGCAGAAGTATGTACACGGCCCTGCGTCTCTGTAGCTGGTACACGCTGTACACGGTGCACCCCTGACTCAAACTTCAGGGTACCATATACATCGTCACCGGTCACTTCTACCACCACCTCTTTATAACCACCCGCAGCGCCCGGGGTCTCACTCATAATAGCTGTACTCCAGCCCTTTGTCTCGCAATAGCGCAGGTACATACGCAGCAGGTCGCCGGCGAAGAGGCTGGCCTCATCACCACCGGTACCACCACGGATCTCCAGCATCGCATTTTTCTCATCCTGTGGATCTTTAGGGATCAACAGGTTACGGATATCCTCCTCCTGCTGGTTTTTCAACAGTTGCAGCGCTTCTGTTTCCTCCTTGGCCAGTTCTCTCATTTCCTCATCTCCACTATCCAGGACTTCTTTATTAAAGGCGATATTGTCCAGTGTCTTCATATAGGCATCATGCGCCTTTACGATCTTTTCCAGCTGACGATACTCTTTACTCAGCTTGCTGAACTGCTTATTGTCACTAACTACCTCAGGATTTGTCAGTGCCAGCGATACCTGCTCAAAGCGGCCTTTTATCGCATCAAGTTTATCTATCATAATTATCTTTGTTGGGAGAGGAAACGGATGGGCCGGATGGCTGTCATTTCCCCTGACTGGGCGCAAAATTAATATAATTACTACATGTCTGAACAGCTGAAATTTAAAGGAACGGCATTATTTAACGGGCGGCAGCTACTACCCGGCAGTATGGTACTGATATTATCTGATACAGGCATTGTACAGGATATTGTACATGAAAGTGAAGCAGGAGAGGGGGTCAGGGCGCTGAACGGCATTGTCAGCCCGGGTTTTGTCAATACGCACTGTCACCTGGAATTATCGCATATGGGTGGTATTATTCCCGAAGGGACCGGTTTACCGGCCTTCCTGACCAGTGTCATGGAGAAAAGAGGCCAGCAGGACACTACCGCACAGGAAGCTGCCATGCTGAAGGCTTCCACTAAAATGTGGGAGGGTGGAATATCCGCCATAGGCGATATCTGCAACGGCACGGCCTCTCTGGCCCTGAAAAAAGACAGCCCGGTGTACTATCACTCTTTTGTGGAAAGTCTGGGGTTCGCTCCTGGCTTTGCCCAGCAACGGTATGACTACAGCATGAACGTATTGGCGCAATTCAGAGCGATCAATGGGCCCGGGCACTCCTGTTCGATTGTTCCCCATGCCCCGTATTCTGTCAGTGACGCCCTGTTCTCCCTGCTGGCAGCTACCCCCGGTAATACACCTGTGAGCATCCACAACCAGGAATGTGAGTCAGAAAACGAGCTCTATCAGGATAAAACAGGGGCATTCCTTGACTTCTACCAGCATTTTAACATGGATGCTGCTGCATTCCAGGCGACAGGGACCAACAGTTTACCAGCGTGGCTGCCATGGTTCAAACACCTTCCGGTCATCCTGGTACATAACACCTATACTACCGAAAAAGATATTGCGTTCACCAGGGAGCAGGCCCCTAATGCTTATTGGTGTCTTTGTCCGCAGGCCAACCTTTACATAGAAAAACGCCTGCCCGACATCCCCCTGTTACGTAGCCAGCGATGCACCATTACCCTCGGCACGGACAGTCTGGCGTCCAATCACCAGTTATCTATCTGGCAGGAAATTCAGACCATCCGTAAGCACTATTCAAACATTGCATTAGAGGAAATATTACAGTGGGCAACGCTTAACGGCGCAATGGCATTGGGAATTGCGGGAAAATATGGCAGCTTTGAAAAAGGAAAACAGCCAGGCGTCATATTAATAGATGAACTGGAAAGCCGCAGGATTCTATAATTTCGCGCCATAAGAATGCAAACTGCAAACGTACACTATGAATAGTCTCTTAGACCAGGTTATACTTGGCAACCCTATCCAGAATTATTTTATACTGGCAATTATATTGCTGTTCGTCTCTATGATCAAGCGCTACCTCTCCAGAGGACTGGCGACCTTGCTATACAGAGAGGTAAGACGCTGGGCCCCTGAGATCGGGGAACATGAATTTTCTCATCTGCTGCTGGTACCACTGGAATACTTCTTCCTGCTGATCACCTTCATGCTGACGGTAGACCACCTGAACTTCCCGCCTGAGCTGGATGTACAGGTGTACAACGGCTTCACCGTGAAGTCGGTACTGCATACGATCATGGAACTGGCACTAACGGTATCCATTATATGGATCGTACTCCGTGTGATTGACTTCGTATCACTGATGATCAGCAAAAGCGCAGATCGTTCTCATGATGTTACAGATAATCAGTTCATCGTCTTTTTCCGCGATTTCTTTAAAGCCATTGTCTTCATCTTTGGCGCCATTGCCTTCATACGCATCTTGTTTGGTGCAGTCCTGGTGAACAAGATCATTGCGGGTCTCGGTATCGGTGCGGCGGCCCTCGCACTCGCTGCCAAAGAGAGCATTGAGAACCTGATCTGTTCATTCATTATCTTCTTTGACAAGCCTTTCCGTGTAGGTGATGCCGTAAAGGTCGATGCCTTTCAGGGTACGGTAGAGAAAATCGGCCTGCGTAGCACACGTGTACGCACACTGGAAAAAACTTTTGTGACCGTACCTAATAAAAAGATGGTAGACAGTGTACTCGATAATCTTTCGCTGCGTACCCACCAACGTGCGGTGATGCGCCTGGAAATATCGGGAGATACACCAGCAGACAGCATTATGAAAGTACTGGAAGATATCAGGCAGGTACTGATATCCAACGAGAAAGTGCAGGAAGGCTTTGTTTTGAACCTGAACGAATTTACCAAAGACACCTACGTGATCCAGCTGATCTACCTGACACAGGTCATTGAAGGGGTACAATATAACAGCCTTCGTAATCAGATCAACCTGGCTATTATTGGGATACTTGACAGGAGAGGTGTCAAGTTATCCAGCACGAAGGTGGAAATACACGAGAAATAATATTACCACATAAAAAAGTCCCCGGCAAACAGTTTGCCGGGGACTTTTTTTATCTCAGAGACCTGATCAGTCTTTATCTTTTCTGTTGGCTTTCAGGAGGATCTTCGCCATGTCACTTTCCAGTGATTCGGTGACATCACCGCTGATACGCCCGATCTCTTTTCCTTCACGGAACAGGATGAAAGTAGGCAGCTGCTTTACTTTATAATCCTGTGGTGAGCCACTGTTCATTTTCTCATCGACACCGTATGTCACCACCTGTTCATCAGGGCTACCGCCCACGATCATGATCTTATATAATTTAGGTAACAGTGCCTGGCTACTCTGGTCCCAGGTACCTGCTACCGCCACAATGTTCAGTTTCTCGCGATTGGCCTTGATGTAGTTCACCATGTTATCATTAGGCTGATAACCATTTACACCGGTATAGAACCAGGCAAATGCTGAATCATTCATCAGGGTCTGCATGTCTATCTTTCCTTTCAATACTTTTTTACCGTTGGATGCTCTGCTTGCTGTGGTTTGTGCAAATGTCAGCGTTGACAGTAACAGACTGCCAACCAGTAATAATGATTTCAATCGCATAATCTATTTTTATAATTGTTCCTTCAGTTCTGTGAGAAAACCCCTAACCTTTAGCAAAGCTTGTACCATTTCGAAACTGCGGGCCGCCAGTTTACGGTCTTCTTTCAATTTTTGTTTAGCGCCTTCAATGGTGTACTTCCGCTCTCTTAGCAGATGATAGATAAGTTTCAGGTGCTGAATATCTTCCTGGCGGAATAGTCTGTCGCCTTTACGGTTCTTTTTAGGCTGCAAAATATCAAACTCATTTTCCCAGTAGCGGATCAGGGAGGTGTTCACACGGAACATCGTAGCGACTTCGCTGATTGAGTAGTATTGCTTATCCAGTGGAATAGCGTCCAGCGCTTTGATAAGGTCCGGGTCATCGGCTACCTCTTTCAGAGATTTCCTGCCACGTTTCTTCTGTGGTGGTTGTATAGCCGTTACGGAGGCCCCTTTACCGACAAACGGCACAGGCGGTAAATTGTCTGACGGCATCTGTACCTGTATCTTCACGGGTATTTCCACTGCCGGCTCCGGCCTGGGTGGAGGCGGAGGCGCCTTTACAACAGTGATTGGTGGCTGAACGGTTTCAGGCACCTGTAGCTGTCGCTTTGGGTCCGGTGAAGAAAAAAGATCCAGTTGTTGCATCATAGCACCAAATTACAAAATTCTCCCCTATTGAAAATTCAGTATTAATAAGTTAGTCAAATGACTGGTTGCCGGAACGGGCAATCTTCAGCATACGGTCAAACTCTTCCGGAGAAAGGTCATTAAAGAAGAAGTATACCGGGTCAACTTTTTCGCCATTTTTAACCACCTCATAGTGACAGTGCGGACCGGTGGATTTACCGGTACTTCCTACCCAACCTAACACATCGCCACGTTTTACTGCCTCACCGGTCTTTACCTTCATACGCAGCATATGCCCGTACAGGGTCTTGTAACCGTAGCCATGACTAATGGTAACGTGGTTACCATAACCCACATCACTCTGGCTGGCATCTTCCACTACACCATCACCCGTCGCATAGATCGGCGTTCCCGCAGGAGCGGCGAAGTCCAGTCCGGAGTGATACTTTACTGTTTTGTAAATAGGATCGATACGGTAACCAAAACCGGAAGCGATACGTTTCAGGTCTTTGTTGGCTACCGGCTGAATTGCCGGGATAGAGGCCAGCATTTTCTGTTTATTCTTTACCAGGTCATCAATCTTTTCATAAGATTTTCCCTGAATGGAAATACGATGGAGCAGTTCCTGCAGCAAAGCGCCGGTGCTGGCGATGATCTCGCTGCTGGAGAAAGACTGTAACTGGGTCAGCTCTTCTTCCCTTTCCTGGCTGCCGGCACGGGTACTGTCCGGAATAGGGGAGGCTTCAAAAATTACACGATAGATCTCATTGTCACGGTTTTCCAGTTCTGCCAGTTTCGATTTCACCTCTTTCATCCGGTCATCCATGGCTTCATACTTTTCGTTCATCACTTCCAGCTCACGACGTAACCGTTTCTCCTTTGGAGAGTCCAGGACACGATAGGATACGGACAGAAAAATAAATCCTGTTACGATAGCGGCAGATACAAATCCAAGAATACGCAG
The DNA window shown above is from Chitinophaga agri and carries:
- a CDS encoding mechanosensitive ion channel family protein, whose product is MNSLLDQVILGNPIQNYFILAIILLFVSMIKRYLSRGLATLLYREVRRWAPEIGEHEFSHLLLVPLEYFFLLITFMLTVDHLNFPPELDVQVYNGFTVKSVLHTIMELALTVSIIWIVLRVIDFVSLMISKSADRSHDVTDNQFIVFFRDFFKAIVFIFGAIAFIRILFGAVLVNKIIAGLGIGAAALALAAKESIENLICSFIIFFDKPFRVGDAVKVDAFQGTVEKIGLRSTRVRTLEKTFVTVPNKKMVDSVLDNLSLRTHQRAVMRLEISGDTPADSIMKVLEDIRQVLISNEKVQEGFVLNLNEFTKDTYVIQLIYLTQVIEGVQYNSLRNQINLAIIGILDRRGVKLSSTKVEIHEK
- the prfA gene encoding peptide chain release factor 1, translated to MIDKLDAIKGRFEQVSLALTNPEVVSDNKQFSKLSKEYRQLEKIVKAHDAYMKTLDNIAFNKEVLDSGDEEMRELAKEETEALQLLKNQQEEDIRNLLIPKDPQDEKNAMLEIRGGTGGDEASLFAGDLLRMYLRYCETKGWSTAIMSETPGAAGGYKEVVVEVTGDDVYGTLKFESGVHRVQRVPATETQGRVHTSAATVAILPEAEEVDVDVREADIKMDTFRSSGAGGQHVNKTESAVRLTHIPTGVVVECQEGRSQHSNRDIAMKMLRSRIYEAAVRKHEEAIASQRKSLVSTGDRSAKIRTYNYPQGRVTDHRIGMTMYNLDAFMNGDIQEMVQALQFAENAEKMKMGS
- a CDS encoding thioredoxin family protein, which gives rise to MRLKSLLLVGSLLLSTLTFAQTTASRASNGKKVLKGKIDMQTLMNDSAFAWFYTGVNGYQPNDNMVNYIKANREKLNIVAVAGTWDQSSQALLPKLYKIMIVGGSPDEQVVTYGVDEKMNSGSPQDYKVKQLPTFILFREGKEIGRISGDVTESLESDMAKILLKANRKDKD
- a CDS encoding M23 family metallopeptidase; amino-acid sequence: MKKVKYFYNTQTLKYEKLVVSLRVKLLRILGFVSAAIVTGFIFLSVSYRVLDSPKEKRLRRELEVMNEKYEAMDDRMKEVKSKLAELENRDNEIYRVIFEASPIPDSTRAGSQEREEELTQLQSFSSSEIIASTGALLQELLHRISIQGKSYEKIDDLVKNKQKMLASIPAIQPVANKDLKRIASGFGYRIDPIYKTVKYHSGLDFAAPAGTPIYATGDGVVEDASQSDVGYGNHVTISHGYGYKTLYGHMLRMKVKTGEAVKRGDVLGWVGSTGKSTGPHCHYEVVKNGEKVDPVYFFFNDLSPEEFDRMLKIARSGNQSFD
- a CDS encoding MerR family transcriptional regulator: MMQQLDLFSSPDPKRQLQVPETVQPPITVVKAPPPPPRPEPAVEIPVKIQVQMPSDNLPPVPFVGKGASVTAIQPPQKKRGRKSLKEVADDPDLIKALDAIPLDKQYYSISEVATMFRVNTSLIRYWENEFDILQPKKNRKGDRLFRQEDIQHLKLIYHLLRERKYTIEGAKQKLKEDRKLAARSFEMVQALLKVRGFLTELKEQL
- a CDS encoding amidohydrolase family protein; the protein is MSEQLKFKGTALFNGRQLLPGSMVLILSDTGIVQDIVHESEAGEGVRALNGIVSPGFVNTHCHLELSHMGGIIPEGTGLPAFLTSVMEKRGQQDTTAQEAAMLKASTKMWEGGISAIGDICNGTASLALKKDSPVYYHSFVESLGFAPGFAQQRYDYSMNVLAQFRAINGPGHSCSIVPHAPYSVSDALFSLLAATPGNTPVSIHNQECESENELYQDKTGAFLDFYQHFNMDAAAFQATGTNSLPAWLPWFKHLPVILVHNTYTTEKDIAFTREQAPNAYWCLCPQANLYIEKRLPDIPLLRSQRCTITLGTDSLASNHQLSIWQEIQTIRKHYSNIALEEILQWATLNGAMALGIAGKYGSFEKGKQPGVILIDELESRRIL